The window CTGCCCAAGTCTCGATAGCAACGTTGATGTATTGGgacaaacaacatcaaaatCGTCCGATTTTGTTGACCCAAGCTTTTAGGCAGTTTGTCATTGTCCGAATCGGCTTCTCAGCTCTGCCCTTTTAGTGTACCCCACGACGCCCACGTCACTGTCACTACTGGTAGTAAATGGATCTATGGGGCTTAGACATTGCGAAAACAGACTGGAGGCCTTATTAGGGCTACCTAGGGGGGAAACAATTCAATTCCCGCTggccttgaaccaatcaaTGTTCCCTAGAGAGAGACAGTCTGTGCTGTTCGTGTGCCGGTCTTTCGatgctggcttggctgagaCGAGTGTCGAGAGGGCAGATATGTTTACAGCGTGGATCGATATACAAGGTGGTGGTATCAAGTAAACATATCGGATCAATTCCGATGTGTTTCTTAATAAAGCACATATTTACTGGTTAAGCCGGTTGACTTGGTTAGTGGGCTGTttatcatcaacaccatgtACTGCATGTAATAGGACCTACAGCACGTCTTAGTAGCATCAAATTTGCACTACAGTAGCCGTACAATTGTAGCTCAGGTCATTCCCTCGGCCATGTTCAACACTCCAAGATCGTCGTCTATTTCATGCTCCGAATATCGGCCAAGACGGGTAGAATCAGTCAGCATCAAGCTTTCgtctctttcctcctcagtACGTTGTCACAAATTATCTATGTCAGTTTCTCATATATGCGGTGTGTTTGCCCTGTAGCGTACTGTGTCTACCAACGTAAAAATCAATACAATAGTCTAGGCCTTGccctctcttctcttctcatctcttgcCCTGGATTTAAGCCTCGAGCCTTAAATACCTTAGCTTCTTTCTACCTAGTACGGCAGTAGGCTTTTCGCTTGCAAAGGAAGCTAAACTATTTGTTATACACACCTCGGCAGCCACTAAAGGTCCCTGTCGTCGACTACATGTATCTTGCCCTGTCCCAATCAATCTCAGGGCCCCTGCCTGCAGTAGCCTcgtcctgtcctgtccctGTCGGTTGTCGCCTCACAGAGACGGTCGGTTTGCAACTTGTGGATCGTCACTTTTCACTTTTTtacctggacctggacctggactGGACCTTCCCTGACCCAAGTAACAGTATCCGTATCCCCTTCCCTCTCGCCAAACGCTTACCGGTACTTGACCTTTCTCACCTCCTCTTCCGCCTCTTTCTTTTATTTATTCATCTCTTGTactcttctcctctctctcagAGTATCGTTCGTTCTCTACACCATCAGTCACATACTCATCCACCATCCTCCTTTACGCCGGAAGACAAAACCCCGTCAAGACCCATTCGGGCTAAGCTAATAGGATCTTCACCCCTCGTTCCTACTCGAGGCTCTTGGCTCCGTTTTTTCAATTTTCCCCGGCTTCCCCTCCATCAAACCGCCACTTGCGCCAGCTCATCTATTAAGAAACTCTGTGCGGATTGATCGAGAACGAATATCGAGACAGCGGATTTCTTGCGGTTTCGAAGTCTACATACTACCTGCcatatcatcaccatcgtgCAGTCATCTTTCATATCCGTCTGATTTGCCCGTCAAACTCCAGCACCATGTCGTCGCATCCGTCCCTCAAGGCGACCTTCGCCAGTCGAGCTGAGACAGTCTCTCATCCTCTTAGCCGACATCTCTACAAGCTTATGGACCTCAAGGCCTCGAACCTTTGCCTCAGCGCCGATGTCGCAACCGCTCGCGAGCTCCTCTACTTCGCTGACAAGATCGGCCCCTCTatcgtcgtcctcaagaCTCATTATGATATGGTGGCTGGCTGGGATTTCGACCCTCGAACTGGAACCGGCGCCAAGCTCGCATCGCTAGCCCGTAAGCACggcttcctcatctttgaggaTCGCAAGTTTGGTGATATTGGCAACACGGTCGAGCTGCAGTACACCAGTGGTGCTGCACGCATTATCGAGTGGGCACACATCGTCAACGTGAACATGGTCCCCGGAAAGGCTTCTGTTACGTCTTTGGCCCACGCCGCCAACCGATGGCTGGAACGATACCATTATGAGGTCAAGACATCCATCAGCATTGGAACCCCTACAGCCAGCCAGCTGGACGAGGACAGTGAGCGCTCAGATGGCGAGAACCAAAAGAATGCACCTGAAATCGGCCGCGACAACGGACGCAAAGGCAGTATCGTCTCTACTACTACCGTCACCCAGCAGTACGAGTCAGCCGATTCACCACGACTCGTCAAGACGATTCCCGAGGGCGACGAGACAGTATTCCCCGGCATTGACGAGGCACCTATCGAGAGAGGTCTGCTCATCCTAGCACAAATGTCAAGCGAAGGCAACTTCATGAACAAGGAATACACACAAGCGTGTGTGGAGGCCGCGCGGGAACACAAGAGCTTTGTTATGGGTTTTATTTCACAGGAGTGTCTCAACACAGAACCTGATGATGATTTTATTCACATGACCCCAGGCTGCCAATTGCCTCCTGAGGGCGCGGATGAGAACGAGGCTATCAAGGGAGATGGCAAGGGCCAGCAGTACAATACACCGCAGAAGATCATTGGTATTGCAGGAGCTGATATTGCCATTGTCGGACGTGGAATTATCAAGGCAGGCGACCCTGAAGAGGAGGCTGAGCGATACCGATCCGCAGCATGGAAGGCTTACACAGAGCGCGTTCGCTGAGGGATGGTTCTGTGTAAAAGTCGGGTTGGCCTTGTcattttttcttttttggcgCGGTAGACATGCTGGACTGGAGTTATTGAGACATCAAGCGGGGATCTGACATGAAGGCAGTACCATTATCATGACTGCGTGGGAGCAGCCATGGAAGTAACTCAcccacaacaacaataagAATATGATCCCTGATTTTGGGACATCATAAGCACTAGGCTTCCGTCCAACTGCATAAGCCTGGTTTCACCTCGTCGCCCACATCAATGATACCCGGGCATCATGATTCTATGAGATTCAGTTTTAAATAAGACACGGCATATAGCATTTGAGCTCTGAAACCTTTCAACAACGCCACCTGTATCAACAATGCCTCAATGTGCTTGATTATTCCAGTCTGCATGCAtaacctccttcttcaatggCGCCGATCCTTTCAAGAGGCACAGACATGAAGGTGTGGCAGGGCTGGAAGCCAGATTAGGTAGTCCAGACTGGCGATATGTAACCCCGCCATAAGAAGCGATCCAATTCTTTTGAAGCTCGGACTTAAGAGAACCGAAAGCTGACCCTCGACTTCCAAGACCTTGATTGATATCACATACTTTCTCATGTTAATAAACACAGAATCTCAATCTATTTCTAGTCTTGCTTGATCTATACGCTACTGACATCCTCTATAACCACTTAAGTATCTCCAAATTATTACCGGAACCATCATGACAGCAGTACCCGAGACTGAGGATGGTCCTCgtctgaagaagagaagacgaATTGTCATATCGTGCACGGAATGTCATCGAAGAAAGCAGCGAGTTCGTAGTCTTCCTGATATCCCCAAACCAAACTACTCGACTCAGAAAGAAGACCTCGGAACTAACTGACTTATACAGTGTGATCGTGAATTTCCATGTGGGAATTGCAAGTCTCGAAACAAAGAGTCATCGTGCGTTTACGAGACAGGCGCCCCAACAGCTAAGCACAACCGGCATAGCCAACACAACCATCAAACCACAGAAAATTCACCGGCTCTATCATCAGGTTCGGTAAAGAAGACCGAAAATTCACCGTCTGGATCTAGCGGCTCACTTGACAACGGACCCAATGAGCCTTTGTCGTCCAAGGCTGCCGATTGGGGATACGCCCATAACGGTGCATCTACTATGGGCATCCTCAAACGCATCGAAACGCTCACCGACGGTGAAGAAAGCTCTGCAGATTTATATGCCAAGTCTTGGGATGCAACCCCTGGATCGCCCGACAAAGAGCTTGCCTTGAGGGAGAAGTACAAGGCCATCATTCGCCAATTGCCTGCCAGAGATTACATTGACAAACTGGTGGAAATGTATCTGCAAAGCTTCAATTGGCAGTATTATGCTATCGACCCTGACATATTATATTCTCAGCTGCAGGAATGGAATTCACTACCATTCTCAGTCCTTTCAGACGTTGGTCCTCGCGGATTGAACCCCGAGCTGCAAGCATTTCCAGCCCTCGTCTTTCAGATCATCGCGACCGCACTACTCCTTCTACCAGAGCGAACAGATCCAATATTCGACTCGCTCAAATTTGCAGGCGGTATGAGCTTTGAGGACCTGGCCATTGAATACAGCGAGTCGGGACAGGCGattgttgatcttttggGGAAGAAACACCTTTCGCTGGCAACAGTTCAAGCACAATTTCTCCGGGCGTCATTTCACAAGTTTACAGCCAAAGTGACTGATGCAGTAAGTGACACTCAGAAGTTTTTCAAGAACAACGACTAAAGTATTGGACAGTGGCATACAATATCTGTGGCGATCCGTGACGCACAAGACCTGGGGATGCATCGCGACAGCTTGGATCCCAAAGCCGCAGATTCAAGTGTGGAAAGCATATTGGAAAACCAATGGCTGATACAGAGGAGACGAAGAATTTATATACTGCTTGCTATCTGGGACTTGAATTGCGCCATGATTCTCGGACGCCCGGGAACGGTTGACTGGAATCAGACTCTTCCTACACCTCCAGTCGATGCACCTATACCGCAGAACCGCAACAAAACACCCGTTATTCCTCGAGGGGAGGACGATCACCCTACGCCTGTGACCCGACTCCTGTGGAATTATCAGCTTTGCGAGCCCTTACGAGCTATCCAGAACCTCGAAGTCCGGGGCTCATATCCCTTGGATTCCGAGAAGATTGATCAGATCCACCAGAGTATACAGGACCTAGACAAGGCGATACCATCTTCCTTCAGCATGAATAATCCAGACACACGATGGGACCACCTCCCCGAGGCACAATGGTACACAGCAAATAGATACTATTTTGCAAGCTTGCACGAGTTCAGTAAGATGGCTCTGCATAGACCGTTCATCTTTAACCGGGCCGagagcagagcagaagcTATCCATGCAAGTCTCAAAACGCTCGAGGTTCAGAAAATGACGTTTGAAGGACTGCCGCAAGACTCTTGGAGGAACTTTATGCTCTTCTTTGCAAGTTTCGATGCAATTGTATTGCTCGCATCTGTATATATACTCTTCCCTCGAGAGCATGCAGAGTACACGGAAAAGACGATGGAGCATTTTCAGTGGACAATTGAACGCTTTGCTGCGATTCAGGAGCGTAATCCGCTGGCCAAGTCCGCCCAAGGCGTGCTTAGAGCTATTGTTGCCCGGTACAGAAGAGCCATGTCGAAGGCCCGAGATGGTTCACTGCCATCTATGACCGAAGGTTCTACAATGGGGTCAAGCAAGACAACTACGTGTTCTACTCCAGGCAACTCAATCCTAGGAAGTGGCGACTTTTCGGGACTGGTGACTACGGACTCGGcgtggatggatgagatgaacatGATGGCGCCTTTCTTTCCAACTGGTGATCTGGTTTATAATGACCTTACGGCGGGTCCAGATCTAGAGACGCTTTTGCCATTGGCAGATGGCCAGGGAGATGATTCAATGTGGCAGTTTGGGGGCGGATGGGGAGATGATACTGTTTGGCAAATACTCAATCAGTTTCCAGCCGGAACAGAGACTGGTGCCCCCGATTTTGTTTCATAATTTGAGGGATCTCGGGGTAAATACTAACTGTCTTCCTCTGCGCATTTATTTTTGTGTATGGTGGTTGAGTTTGTCCACAATATCTGAACATAATTGGTAGGATAGCTTTGTCTTGACTGGTCAACAGAGGATAGTTTTCGAGGACAAGCTGAAATACACAAAAGCAAACTCCCGTTCATACTCGGACGCAAATAGTAAATGCGTTTGGCTGCATCATCGATCACCAAACTCTATATCAGACTATACTCGAACATACATTTCTCTTCCGAAGAGTGACGGATAAACGCAGTGATTGTCATCGCTTGCCAACATGCCAGATTTGGTATACTACATAAGCCTATTGGCGAAATATGTAATTTGGTCAGGCCTGAGGTATTTTACAGTGTGATTATGCAGAGCCTGATATACTACCCAACAGTATGACAAGGCAGTGGTAGATGTCGTAGCAATCAATCCCTAGGTTACCAGAAACTGGGTCAACTGGCGAGAGTCAAAAGACCTAATCTAAAAGATTATAAAACTATCTAATTGCTTTATCGCCAAGTGATTTGCTTTTTACACATCAGAACTCAGAGGCCAGGGTTGCTGACAGTCCCCAACCAACATGGGATACCAACGTTCATGCCACAGATAGTTGTTGGCTCGGAATGCTGGCCACTGTGTTACAAGCTAATAGCGGATACTGGATACTAGACAAAGCAACTTGCCTCACGCCTCGTCTGGGCACGGCATTGGCAAGGCGTTCTGGGTGATGCACTCGCACGCGTACGGGCGATATAAACATGGATTGATTGGGCATGGCTGTTTCGAGCAATATCTTTGACACGCGGAACATGCACCTCACCTCACAGCGGGCCTGTAGCATGATCCGATCAGGCTGAAGGGCCTTGGGCGGAGAACAGACTCGCACAAAGGCAACGACTAACTCGTTCTGTTGGTGACTAGGTGGCCTCAAGAGCCGATGGCGTGTTGCAACGTTGGGCTCTTGTGCTGCAATACAAGACAGGACAATATATGCAACTCTCCCAAGTCGACTCGACGACTGGCAAAAAGGTTTCTTGTATCGGCAAATAGAATCAGAGAGAATAGAATTGAAATGGACAGAGTGTCTCTTTCGGATCGGATACTGTGCGTGACAGGAGTGTTTGTGATAGAGAGCTGAGTTAGATTAGAGGCGTCAGATACCTGTCATCTTTAATCAAAGGCTCTTTTCTTTAATTTGTCGAGACAATTCACGTAACATATCCGTAGACGAAAGGCCGATAGAATGTCTTGGTTAATTATAGTTTAATGTGTCTTTCTTTGACCGAATGCCGTGTACGGATACATAGTATTGGTTTCTGGTTTTGGTTTGTCTCGGAGCCATTTACGTCGTGCTTTATTCATCCCTTGCTCAATCAACTCCATGACAAGgcgttttttttttttttttttttttttttttttgaaaCGGCTTTACATGATGACAGAAAGGTGACAACTGAAAGAAAGGGTAGCGGAATTGATGAGTCAATTTGTGCTGTCTAATGCCTGCAATCCTGGACTGTTTATTTTGTAGGTGACGGCTCAAAAGTCACTATTCTTGCTGCCCGCTAGAACGGCAAGCAAGAGTGGAGTGGATCGTGCCTGAATTGGCATGGGGTCATGTGGGTTATGATAAAATCCTCCACTAAGAAGAATAGAAGATCTCGGAGATCTGACAGCAAACATCAACTGAATAGGAATGAGCTAAACTTTGTGGTATTATTTGCGACTTGGAAGAAAAACAGCCTGTTGAGGGGAAGCTAGATTTAGTTCTTGTAAACTGAGTATCTAGTTTTCGCAAATCATCTGCATGCATCCCGTATCAAATATCAGCCAATATTAGTATTAGCATCTTTATTTTAAGATTGATTCCCTGTCGCTTCGAGATGTTCTTTCACATTTTGGCGCGCGACTCCACTTGTGGATCTGCAGCTGTGCATGGGCTGATGCTTGAAATCCCTGTCCCCAGGTCTGCGACCATTAGAAAGGATGACAgatagagaaagagaggcgAAATAGTTTAGCCATTTCTGTGGCATCTCATGCCGTATTACTCACTCAATAATTCTTACACCCTGACTTTTAGAGGTTTACTTTTCTGTTCCCCCCCCTAAAAACCGGGGGTTGTTAGCACCTTTCCATCACTGACGGGAAGGAGCCAGCTTCGGCTTTTGCAAGAGTTAAGAgagacaaggcaaggcaaggcaggCGCAGGGGAAAAAACACAACCACCTACCTCTGGGGAAAAAAAGTTTTTACAAATGGCCGCCCACCAAAATCATAACTTTAACCTCTCCATATCATAAACTTTTAAGGCAATATAAAAAGCACCAacgtcatcttcttttcgttgtcgtcttttttcttcttctatccTTCTTATTCCCTTACCCAAACGCTAAGCCCTCTCTAATTCCGCAAGGGCCGCAAAGTACGATTCGATCCATACCCTGCAAACGCGACGCGCCCAGGGCACTTCTTGTCGTCTCATCTCCCCCAAACGTGCACTTTCACCCACCAAAAGAGAGGAGGGTGTGCAGCCTGCAACTGGAAGGAACAAAGACCACCAACTGGTCTAgtttttcttgtcttgcttCTTCTACCTTTACAGTTCCTAGCTGACAAGGAAAAACGCTTTGTGCGCACAAACTGCACATCGGACCCATCCGCAAGCAACCTTTTTAGccagagaaaagagaaagcaaagcATTAGTCGATCTGCAGCTaacctgcctacctaccttgCTTATA is drawn from Fusarium graminearum PH-1 chromosome 3, whole genome shotgun sequence and contains these coding sequences:
- a CDS encoding orotidine 5'-phosphate decarboxylase, encoding MSSHPSLKATFASRAETVSHPLSRHLYKLMDLKASNLCLSADVATARELLYFADKIGPSIVVLKTHYDMVAGWDFDPRTGTGAKLASLARKHGFLIFEDRKFGDIGNTVELQYTSGAARIIEWAHIVNVNMVPGKASVTSLAHAANRWLERYHYEVKTSISIGTPTASQLDEDSERSDGENQKNAPEIGRDNGRKGSIVSTTTVTQQYESADSPRLVKTIPEGDETVFPGIDEAPIERGLLILAQMSSEGNFMNKEYTQACVEAAREHKSFVMGFISQECLNTEPDDDFIHMTPGCQLPPEGADENEAIKGDGKGQQYNTPQKIIGIAGADIAIVGRGIIKAGDPEEEAERYRSAAWKAYTERVR